The Naumovozyma dairenensis CBS 421 chromosome 1, complete genome genome includes a region encoding these proteins:
- the HSP42 gene encoding heat shock protein HSP42 (similar to Saccharomyces cerevisiae HSP42 (YDR171W); ancestral locus Anc_8.369), with protein sequence MSFYQPSLSLYDVLNALSNQSQLRNPNEPLPRNRPESSGHPLSSSNPGSHHSHHPHHHHPRHPHPHPHTFGAAPPPPPPSQPVHGFPPNPFGFGYPDRGTPGSYFYRMPPQAYYYNPEYDYDNDDEGKEEEEEDQDQDMTADEEKGNQEPSYYHQNNRRGVTDTREQYPEHPLSQLLSSLLGVPPPSNEPDFEPSESDNDEQQHEQQQKQQEQKEQQGEENEQAQSDVEEKVEERTSEVGQPKEEKEVEKEKEEEEEEEEEVPPLKEPTATKESFKPKLKRNSSSFAHLQAPSPIPDPLQISKPETRLDLPFSPEVNLYNLKDHYVVVLALPGANSKDFKIDYHPSSHELLVKGNVEDKLGIDEKYLKITELKYGAFERTIKFPVLPRIKDEEIKATYNNGLLQIKVPKIVDGSEKPAPKKRIVIEDVPDEELAFEENPNPVQII encoded by the coding sequence ATGAGTTTCTACCAACCTTCTCTATCATTATACGATGTTCTAAATGCATTATCGAACCAATCTCAATTAAGGAACCCAAACGAGCCATTGCCTCGTAACAGACCTGAGTCCTCAGGACATCCATTGTCTTCTTCAAATCCTGGAAGTCATCATTctcatcatcctcatcatcaccatccTCGTCATCCTCATCCGCATCCTCATACATTTGGTGCTgcaccaccaccacctcCTCCTTCACAACCTGTACATGGTTTCCCACCTAATCCCTTCGGATTTGGATATCCTGATCGTGGTACTCCAGGTAGTTATTTCTACAGAATGCCTCCTCAAGCTTACTATTATAATCCAGAATATGACTACGATAACGACGAtgaaggaaaagaagaagaagaagaagatcaaGACCAAGATATGACtgctgatgaagaaaagggTAATCAAGAACCATCATACtatcatcaaaataataGGAGGGGGGTTACTGACACAAGAGAACAATATCCTGAACATCCTCTTTCTCAATTGTTGAGTTCATTATTGGGTGTTCCTCCTCCATCTAATGAACCTGATTTTGAACCTAGTGAATCGgataatgatgaacaaCAGCATGAACAGCAACAAAAACAGcaagaacaaaaagaacaacaagGGGAGGAAAATGAACAAGCTCAAAGTGACGTTGAAGAGAAAGTAGAAGAACGTACTTCTGAAGTTGGGCAaccaaaagaagaaaaggaagtagaaaaagagaaggaggaagaagaagaagaagaagaagaagttcCACCTTTAAAAGAACCAACTGCCACTAAGGAATCATTCAAgccaaaattgaaaagaaattcatcttcatttgcACATTTGCAAGCACCATCCCCAATTCCTGATCCATtacaaatttcaaaaccAGAGACAAGATTAGATTTACCATTCTCACCTGAGGTTAACCTATATAACCTTAAAGATCATTATGTAGTAGTTCTAGCTTTACCTGGTGCCAATTCCAAAGATTTTAAGATTGATTATCATCCATCATCTCATGAATTATTAGTAAAGGGGAACGTAGAGGACAAACTAGgtattgatgaaaaatatttgaagatcACCGAATTAAAATATGGTGCCTTTGAAAGAACGATTAAATTCCCCGTATTACCACGTATAAAGgatgaagaaatcaaagCCACTTATAATAATGGTTTACTTCAAATTAAAGTTCCAAAAATTGTTGATGGATCCGAGAAACCTGctccaaaaaaaagaatcGTCATTGAAGATGTTcctgatgaagaattagcCTTCGAAGAGAATCCAAATCCTGtacaaattatttaa